One Sphingobium sp. Cam5-1 genomic window, TTCCTTATGAATCAGGTTATCGTACGGTGAACGTCACCAATCCGCGCGAATTCGGCCTGACCGGAACGTTCCGGTTCTGATGTTGATCCTGTCGTAAGGATAGCGTTTCAGAGGGCCAGGGGAGGTTATCCCCTGGCCCTTTCCATATAATCAGGAGTAGGATGAATGACCTCGCATTTTGGTTTTACGAAGCTTGTGGTGCAAGACCTGGAGGGCACCGCCGCCTTCTACAAGGATGTCGCGGGCCTAGTTGAAATGGCCCGGATTCAGGATACGGTCGGCGATCGGCAGATCGATGAAATCCTGTTCAATGCTACGGGCGAAGGCGGCGCTACCTTCGTTTTGTTCAAGTTTCTGGATCGGGATGCCCCCGCACAGGATGAGGTGATCCTGGGATTTCAAACGAGCGACCTTGAGGCGTTTGTCCAGCGGGTCCAAAAGTCTGGCGGCAAGGTTGTCCAACCGATTGAAGTCAGGGAAGCTCATGGTGTGAAGGTCGCCTTCGTAACCGATCCCGAGGGGCATCTGATCGAGGTTGTGGAATTGCTGGCCAGGTAAAAAGGCGGCGCGGGACATGGCCGCGCCGTCAGTTTATAAGCTATCCGCCCGTTCCATGGGATCCCTACGTCGCTGAGGCGAGGTGCCGGACGCCGCGTGGGGCAGATCAGGAAGCGCCGAAGGGCACCCTTAATGATCCAACTCTGGTCGCGCGGATTGCCCCTCTTTAACGACAGCCTTTGGGCAGGGCGTGGTTTCCATTCCTGCCAGTGCGCCCGGCTTTCCGCATTGGGGACAACGGCTCTTGTCATGTCGGTCCTGGCGATCAACGGGGCGGATGCTCACTAAGATTGTGTGGGCGAGGTAGCGAGAGGAGCTTGAAGAGCAGGGTGTCATGGCCCAATTAAGGGGCTTCCTAGCCCGTTTGGGCTGCCTCAACCAAGAGTAGCCATGACTTCGCTTAACCCCCTTCTTGCCGATACCGACCTGCCCGATTTCGCCGCCATCGAGGCAGCACATGTGGTTACCGCCATAGAGGCAGCGATTGACCAGCACCGCGCTGCGATCGAGCAGATTACGGCATCGCAAGCCGATGACTTCGGCAGCGTCATTTTGGCGGCGGAGCGGGCCGATTTTCTCCTGTCGCGCACATGGTCGCCCATTGGCCATCTTGCGGGGGTAGCCGACACGCCGGAACTGCGAGAAGCCCATGCTTCGGCACAGGCCTTGATGACGGCTTACCTGATGGAGGCGGGGCAGAACCGGGCGCATCATGATGCGGTCGCGCGCGTGGCGGACCGGCCCGATTTTGCTGACTTGCGTCCTGCGCAGAAGCGGGCCGTCGAATTGGCGCTGCGTGCCTTCCGTCTGGCGGGCGTGGCGCTGGAAGGCGAGGCCCGCCAGCGATTCCTCGATATTGGCGTGGCGCTGAGCGACCTTAGCACGCGTTTCGGGAACGCCGTGCTGGACGCGACGGAAGCGTGGAGCGAGCATGTGACCGACGAGGCGGCGTTGGCCGGGGTGCCGGAAAGCGACAAGGCCATTCTTGCCGCCTATGCGCAGGAAAAGGGCCTGCCGGGTTGGTTGATCACTCTGCGCCAGCCCAGCGTGCTGGCGATCCTTCTGCATGCCGACGATCGGGCACTGCGGGAGCGGGTTTATCGCGCCCACAATACGCGCGCGTCTGATCAATCGGATGACCGCAGTCATGATAATAGCGAACGGATCGACCAGATCATGGCACTGCGGCATGAAGCGGCGCAGATATTGGGCTTCAACGATTCCGCCGCGCACTCGCTCGAAACCAAGATGGCGGCGGATGCGGACGAGGCGCTGGCCTTTCTGGCTGACCTCGCCAAGCGCGCTCGGCCGGTCGGCGAGAAGGAACTGGAGGAGGCGCGAGCCTTTGCCGCTGAGCATTTTGGTTTGAACGAACTTTATCCGTGGGACCTGTCCTACATCGCCGAAGCGATGCGGCGGACGTTGCATGGGGTCGATCAGGAAGCGCTGAAAGCCTATTTCCCGCTACCTCGTGTCCTGGCGGGCACGCAGAAGCTGATCGAGCGGCTTTTCGATGTGTGCCTGATCGAACGGAAAGCTGTTTCCACCTGGCATCCTGATGTCCTTTTCTATGATGTGCTGGATGCGAGCGGCGAGATTGTCGCGGGGGTCTATCTCGACCTGTTCGCGCGGGCTGGTAAGCGCGGTGGGGCGTGGATGGATGTGTGCCGGGCGCGGTTCCGGGATGCCGATGCTTTCCACCGGCCGATTGCCTATCTGACCACCAACTTCGCGCCGCCTGCGGGTGATCGTCCCTCGTTGGTCACGCATAATGACGTGGTGACGTTGTTTCATGAATTTGGCCATGTGCTGCACCATCTGCTGACGGAGGTCGATCTGCCGTCGGTCGGCGGCATTTCCGGCGTCGAATGGGATGCGGTCGAGCTGCCCAGCCAGTTCATGGAGAATTTTGCTTGGGAAAAGGACACGCTGATCGGCCTGTCCGGGCATGTGGATACGGGCGAGCCGTTGCCTGAACCTCTATTTGACCGGCTGCTTGCCGCGCGGCAGTTTCAGGCGGGGCTGGCGTTGTTGCGCCAGATCGAATTTGCGACCTTCGACCTGCTGC contains:
- a CDS encoding M3 family metallopeptidase, producing MTSLNPLLADTDLPDFAAIEAAHVVTAIEAAIDQHRAAIEQITASQADDFGSVILAAERADFLLSRTWSPIGHLAGVADTPELREAHASAQALMTAYLMEAGQNRAHHDAVARVADRPDFADLRPAQKRAVELALRAFRLAGVALEGEARQRFLDIGVALSDLSTRFGNAVLDATEAWSEHVTDEAALAGVPESDKAILAAYAQEKGLPGWLITLRQPSVLAILLHADDRALRERVYRAHNTRASDQSDDRSHDNSERIDQIMALRHEAAQILGFNDSAAHSLETKMAADADEALAFLADLAKRARPVGEKELEEARAFAAEHFGLNELYPWDLSYIAEAMRRTLHGVDQEALKAYFPLPRVLAGTQKLIERLFDVCLIERKAVSTWHPDVLFYDVLDASGEIVAGVYLDLFARAGKRGGAWMDVCRARFRDADAFHRPIAYLTTNFAPPAGDRPSLVTHNDVVTLFHEFGHVLHHLLTEVDLPSVGGISGVEWDAVELPSQFMENFAWEKDTLIGLSGHVDTGEPLPEPLFDRLLAARQFQAGLALLRQIEFATFDLLLHRDYDPAQGARVMHTLEQVRAAVAVVHPPEWNRFAHAFSHIFAGGYAAGYYSYLWAELLSADAFEIFSHADLPGGGATAFRREILAAGASRSAADNFRAFAGRAPEVDALLRSRGLAA
- a CDS encoding VOC family protein; translation: MTSHFGFTKLVVQDLEGTAAFYKDVAGLVEMARIQDTVGDRQIDEILFNATGEGGATFVLFKFLDRDAPAQDEVILGFQTSDLEAFVQRVQKSGGKVVQPIEVREAHGVKVAFVTDPEGHLIEVVELLAR